The following are encoded together in the Osmerus eperlanus chromosome 18, fOsmEpe2.1, whole genome shotgun sequence genome:
- the pde8b gene encoding LOW QUALITY PROTEIN: high affinity cAMP-specific and IBMX-insensitive 3',5'-cyclic phosphodiesterase 8B (The sequence of the model RefSeq protein was modified relative to this genomic sequence to represent the inferred CDS: inserted 1 base in 1 codon; deleted 1 base in 1 codon; substituted 2 bases at 2 genomic stop codons), which yields MGCAPSIHVSQSGVIYCRDSDESNSPHQTTTISQGTAATLHGLFIKTDAADTIPSVITYQNRLSRTNSHRDRRENSGGHFCIEAETQTNHTSVKVSATEECVGPMRLTQEPIQVLLVFAKEDSQSDAFWWACDRAGFRCNIARTPESALECFLDKSHEIVVIDGRHSRYFEAEAVCRXGLRLLPSSLHTVTYCVFMRPDRXQASRRVSMSCLSSGFVARRYVENCTVSACYNELIQIEHGEVRCQFKLRACNSVFTALEHCQEAVEITSEDHVIQYVNPAFERMMGYHKGELIGKELTEXPKSERNRADLLDTINTCIKKGKEWQGIYYARRKSGDSIQQHVKITPVIGQGGKIRHFVSIKRPHSDNNKQVHKINREERVSGEHSQTEGHSLRHRDRRKESLDARSICSRSSDAPSLQNRRYSSVARIHSMTIEAPITKVINIINTAQESSPVTVAEALDRVLEILRTTELYSPQLASKEDDPHTNDLVGGLMSDGLRRLSGNEYVFSKSSLQNMSQSQLAIPVTLNDIPPSIAALLDDEEHWDFNILELEAATHKRPLTYLGLKIFTGFGVCEFLSCTEATLRSWLQVIEANYHASNSYHNSSHAADVLHATAYFLRKERVKSSLDQLDEVAALIAATVHDVDHPGRTNSFLCNAGSELAVLYNDTAVLESHHAALAFQLTVKDGKNNIFKNIDRTQFRTLRQAIIDMVLATEMTRHFEHVNKFVNSINKPMAAIEESSSNSEGSDSEGQASIRNSPENRLLIKRMMIKCADVANPCRPLELCIEWAGRISEEYFAQTDEEKRQGLPVVMPVFDRNTCSVPKSQISFIDYFITDMFDAWDAFASLPSLMEHLSENYKYWKSLDEMKCKSLRPPPPP from the exons ATGGGCTGCGCTCCCAGTATCCACGTCTCTCAGAGCGGGGTGATATACTGCCGAGACTCCGACGAGTCCAATTCCCCACACCAGACCACCACCATCTCGCAGGGCACAGCAGCAACTCTACACGGACTCTTCATCAAGACCGATGCAGCTGACACCATTCCCTCGGTAATCACCTACCAAAATAGGCTTTCACGGACAAATTCCCACCGGGATCGAAGGGAGAACAGCGGTGGACACTTCTGCATTGAGGCCGAAACTCAGACCAACCACACCAGCGTCAAG GTCTCGGCCACAGAGGAATGTGTAGGTCCAATGCGTCTCACCCAGGAGCCCATACAG gtcCTGCTGGTGTTCGCCAAGGAGGACAGCCAGAGCGACGCCTTCTGGTGGGCCTGCGACCGCGCCGGCTTCAGGTGCAACATCGCCCGCACCCCCGAGTCGGCCCTCGAGTGCTTCCTGGACAAGAGCCACGAGATCGTGGTGATCGACGGACGCCATTCTCGCTACTTCGAG GCGGAGGCCGTCTGTCGGTGAGGCCTTCGcttactgccctcatccctcc ACACAGTCACGTAT TGTGTTTTCATGCGACCCGAT CGCTAGCAGGCTAGCAGGAGGGTTAGCATGTCTTGTCTGAGCTCAGGGTTCGTCGCTcgtag GTATGTGGAGAACTgcactgtgtctgcctgctatAACGAACTCATACAGATAGAACACGGAGAGGTGCGCTGTCAGTTCAAactcag gGCGTGTAACTCTGTCTTTACCGCTCTGGAGCACTGTCAGGAAGCTGTGGAGATCACCAGCGAGGACCACGtgatacag TACGTCAACCCGGCGTTTGAGCGTATGATGGGCTACCACAAGGGGGAGCTGATTGGGAAGGAGCTGACAG CTCCCAAGAGTGAGAGGAACCGAGCTGACCTCCTGGACACCATCAACACCTGCATCAAGAAAGGAAAG GAATGGCAAGGGATCTACTACGCCCGGAGGAAGTCGGGAGACAGCATCCAACAGCACGTGAAGATCACCCCCGTCATTGGCCAGGGAGG GAAGATCCGCCATTTTGTGTCTATCAAGCGGCCCCACAGTGACAACAACAAACAG GTGCACAAGATCAaccgagaggagagagtgagtggagaGCATTCCCAGACAG agggaCACTCCCTGCGTCACCGGGACCGGAGGAAAGAGTCTCTGGACGCCAGGTCCATCTGCTCCCGAAGCAGCGACG CCCCCAGCTTGCAGAATCGGAGATATTCATCCGTAGCCAGGATCCACTCCATGACCATCGAGGCTCCTATCACAAAG gtgaTCAACATTATCAACACAGCCCAGGAGAGCAGTCCGGTGACGGTGGCCGAGGCGCTGGACCGCGTCCTGGAGATCCTCAGGACCACCGAGCTCTACTCCCCCCAGCTGGCCTCCAAGGAGGATGACCCCCACACCAACGACCTGGTCGGGGGGCTGATGAGC GACGGTTTGAGGAGGCTGTCTGGGAACGAGTACGTGTTCTCCAAAAGCTCGCTCCAAA ataTGAGCCAGAGCCAGCTGGCCATCCCCGTCACCCTGAACGACATCCCCCCGTCTATCGCCGCCCTGCTGGATGACGAGGAACACTgggacttcaacatcctggAGCTGGAAGCTGCCACACACAAGag gcctctcACCTACCTGGGGCTGAAGATCTTCACGGGCTTCGGGGTGTGCGAGTTCCTCAGCTGCACGGAGGCCACGCTGCGCTCCTGGCTGCAGGTGATCGAGGCCAACTACCACGCCTCCAACTCCTACCACAACTCCAGCCATGCTGCCGATGTGCTGCACGCCACCGCGTACTTCCTCCGCAAGGAGAGGGTCAAA agcagCCTGGACCAGCTGGATGAGGTGGCTGCGTTGATAGCGGCTACGGTACACGACGTGGACCACCCCGGGAGGACTAACTCCTTCCTGTGCAACGCAGGAAGTGAGCTGGCCGTCTTGTACAACGACACGGCGGTGTTGGAGAGCCACCACGCCGCCCTGGCCTTCCAGCTCACCGTGAAAGACGGCAAGAACAACATCTTCAAGAACATagacag gactcaGTTCCGGACCCTGCGACAGGCCATCATAGACATGGTGCTGGCCACAGAGATGACTCGTCACTTTGAGCACGTCAACAAGTTTGTCAACAGCATCAACAAGCCCATGGCTGCCATCGAAGAGTCCAGCTCCAAC AGTGAGGGGAGTGACAGCGAGGGCCAGGCAAGCATCCGGAACTCTCCGGAGAACCGCCTGCTGATTAAGAGGATGATGATCAAGTGTGCTGACGTGGCCAACCCGTGCCGCCCGCTGGAGCTGTGCATCGAGTGGGCGGGCCGCATCTCGGAGGAGTACTTTGCTCAG acagATGAGGAGAAGAGACAGGGTCTGCCTGTGGTGATGCCGGTGTTTGACAGAAACACCTGCAGCGTGCCCAAGTCTCAGATCTCCTTCATCGACTACTTCATCACCGACATGTTCGACGCCTGGGATG ccttcgCCAGTCTGCCCAGTCTAATGGAGCACCTGTCGGAGAACTACAAGTACTGGAAGAGCTTGGACGAGATGAAATGCAAGAGCCTgcgccccccacctccaccatga